A single genomic interval of Streptomyces sp. BA2 harbors:
- a CDS encoding RsmB/NOP family class I SAM-dependent RNA methyltransferase encodes MNDQPSRRPQKQGNSGKPGKPHRRPKKDPVRFLAFEALRAVDERDAYANLVLPPLLRKARDKGDFDARDAALATELVYGTLRRQGTYDAIVAACIDRPLREVDPPVLDVLNMGVHQLLGTRIPTHAAVSASVELARVVLGDGRAKFVNAVLRKVAADDLDGWVGKVAPSYDEDAEDHLAVVHSHPRWVVSALWDALGGGRAGIEDLLEADNERPEVTLVARPGRSTADELLDVVGEDSALPGRWSPYAVRLSEGGEPGSIDAVRDGRAGVQDEGSQLVAIALANAPVEGRDEKWLDGCAGPGGKAAMLAGLAAQRGAALLAAEKQPHRARLVAQALRGNPGPYEVIAADGTRPPWQPGTFDRVLMDVPCTGLGALRRRPEARWRRRPEDLDGFAPLQRGLLRTALESVRVGGVVGYATCSPHLAETRAVVDDVLKHHEGAELIDARPLMPGVPALGDGPDVQLWPHLHGTDAMYLALIRRTA; translated from the coding sequence TTGAACGACCAGCCCAGCCGGCGGCCCCAGAAGCAGGGCAACTCCGGCAAGCCCGGTAAGCCCCACCGCCGCCCCAAGAAGGACCCCGTCCGTTTCCTCGCCTTCGAGGCGCTGCGGGCCGTTGACGAGCGTGACGCCTACGCGAACCTCGTCCTGCCGCCGCTGCTGCGCAAGGCCCGCGACAAGGGCGATTTCGACGCGCGTGACGCGGCGCTCGCCACCGAGCTGGTGTACGGGACGCTGCGCAGGCAGGGAACGTACGACGCGATCGTGGCCGCCTGCATCGACCGGCCGCTGCGCGAGGTCGACCCGCCGGTCCTCGATGTGCTGAACATGGGTGTGCATCAGCTGCTCGGGACGCGCATCCCTACGCACGCCGCCGTCTCCGCCTCCGTGGAGCTGGCGCGCGTCGTACTCGGCGACGGGCGGGCCAAGTTCGTGAACGCGGTGCTCCGCAAGGTCGCCGCCGACGACCTCGACGGGTGGGTGGGGAAGGTCGCGCCCTCCTACGACGAGGACGCCGAGGACCACCTCGCCGTCGTCCACTCGCACCCGCGCTGGGTCGTCTCCGCGCTCTGGGACGCCCTCGGCGGCGGCCGTGCGGGCATCGAGGACCTCCTGGAAGCCGACAACGAGCGGCCCGAAGTGACCCTCGTGGCCCGCCCCGGCCGCTCCACCGCCGATGAACTCCTCGACGTCGTGGGCGAGGACTCCGCGCTGCCGGGGCGTTGGTCGCCGTACGCCGTGCGGCTCAGCGAAGGCGGTGAGCCCGGGTCGATCGACGCTGTGCGCGACGGCCGTGCCGGGGTCCAGGACGAGGGCAGCCAGCTCGTCGCGATCGCACTCGCGAACGCCCCGGTCGAGGGGCGCGACGAGAAGTGGCTCGACGGATGCGCGGGGCCAGGCGGCAAGGCCGCCATGCTCGCGGGTCTCGCCGCCCAGCGGGGCGCAGCCCTGCTCGCCGCCGAGAAGCAGCCGCACCGGGCCCGCCTCGTCGCGCAGGCCCTGCGGGGCAACCCGGGCCCGTACGAGGTCATCGCCGCCGACGGCACCCGGCCGCCGTGGCAGCCCGGCACCTTCGACCGGGTCCTGATGGACGTGCCCTGCACGGGACTCGGCGCCCTGCGCCGCCGCCCCGAGGCCCGCTGGCGCCGCCGCCCGGAGGACCTGGACGGTTTCGCGCCGCTCCAACGGGGGCTGCTGCGCACGGCGTTGGAGTCCGTGCGCGTCGGGGGCGTCGTCGGTTACGCCACCTGTTCACCGCACCTCGCGGAGACGCGTGCCGTCGTCGATGACGTGCTCAAGCATCACGAGGGCGCCGAACTGATCGACGCGCGGCCGCTGATGCCGGGCGTACCGGCGCTCGGTGACGGTCCGGACGTCCAGCTGTGGCCGCATCTGCACGGCACGGACGCGATGTACCTAGCGCTGATCCGGCGGACCGCCTGA
- the fmt gene encoding methionyl-tRNA formyltransferase, with product MKLVFAGTPEVAVPALDALIASGRHEVAAVVTRPDAPAGRGRRLVASPVAQRAEEAGIEVLKPAKPRDEEFLARLREIAPDCCPVVAYGALLPKVALDVPAHGWVNLHFSLLPAWRGAAPVQHAVMAGDEITGASTFLIEQGLDSGPVYGTVTEVVRPTDTSGDLLTRLAFAGSGLLAATMDGIEDGSLKAVPQPADGITLAPKITVEDAQVDWATPALRVDRVVRGCTPAPGAWSVFRGERLKIIQAAPVADRTDLAPGELAAAKNNVYVGTGSHAVELLWVQPQGKKPMRGADWARGVRIAPGERLGATDVG from the coding sequence ATGAAGCTCGTCTTCGCAGGCACCCCCGAGGTCGCCGTCCCCGCCCTGGACGCCCTGATCGCCTCCGGCCGGCACGAGGTGGCCGCCGTCGTCACCCGGCCCGACGCCCCCGCGGGCCGCGGCCGCAGGCTCGTCGCGAGCCCCGTCGCCCAGCGCGCGGAGGAGGCCGGTATCGAGGTGCTCAAGCCCGCGAAGCCGCGCGACGAGGAGTTCCTGGCGCGGCTGCGCGAGATCGCGCCCGACTGCTGCCCGGTCGTCGCCTATGGCGCGCTGCTGCCCAAGGTCGCCCTGGACGTCCCGGCTCACGGCTGGGTCAACCTGCACTTCTCGCTGCTGCCCGCTTGGCGTGGAGCCGCGCCCGTGCAGCACGCCGTCATGGCGGGGGACGAGATCACCGGTGCCTCCACCTTCCTGATCGAGCAAGGGCTTGATTCCGGTCCGGTGTACGGGACCGTCACCGAGGTCGTCCGGCCCACCGACACCAGCGGTGACCTGCTCACCCGCCTCGCCTTCGCCGGCTCCGGGCTGCTCGCCGCCACCATGGACGGCATCGAGGACGGCTCCCTGAAGGCCGTACCGCAGCCCGCCGACGGCATCACCCTCGCCCCGAAGATCACCGTCGAGGACGCCCAGGTGGACTGGGCGACCCCGGCCCTCCGCGTGGACCGCGTCGTGCGTGGCTGCACCCCGGCGCCCGGCGCCTGGTCCGTGTTCCGTGGGGAGCGGCTGAAGATCATCCAGGCCGCGCCCGTCGCGGACCGCACCGACCTCGCACCCGGCGAGCTAGCCGCCGCCAAGAACAACGTGTACGTCGGCACCGGCTCGCACGCCGTGGAACTGCTCTGGGTCCAGCCGCAGGGCAAGAAGCCGATGCGCGGCGCCGACTGGGCGCGCGGGGTGCGGATCGCCCCGGGTGAGCGGCTCGGTGCAACCGACGTAGGCTGA
- a CDS encoding primosomal protein N': MSSEDQKSEGGGGAEPPEQLALIREAVRKAGVPRAKPRTWRGAALAKSLPVARVLVDKGVLHLDRYFDYAVPEELDEQAQPGVRVRVRFGAGARNVRGGRREGGGLIDGFLVERVAETDYSGPLAALAQVVSPEPVLDGELLGLARAVADRYAGSLADVLQLAVPPRHARAEARAAGEAPAAPAAPDVGTWRRYGHGAEFLGALASGGAPRAVWTALPGPEWAEEIARAVQATLASGRGALVVVPAGRPAARVDAALTQLMGAGQHALLTADVGQERRYREWLSVRRGAVRAVVGTRAAMFAPVRNLGLVVIWDDGDAGHSDDNAPFPHVREVLELRASRDKCGFLLGSWSCTVEAAQLVESGWAAPLVADREQVRGAAPLVRTVGDGDLARDEAARAARLPTLAWNVVREGLKHGPVLVQVPRRGYVPRLACERCREPARCRHCAGPLEARDGGGLWCGWCGVEEGAWHCGECGGFRLRAQIVGARRTAEELGRAFPAVPVRTSGREQVLDTVAGTPALVVSTPGAEPVAEGGYAAALLLDGWAMLGRPDLRAGEDALRRWIAASALVRPQGAGGTVVVVAEPTLRPVQALVRWDPVGHAVRELSERAELGFPPVSRMASVAGTPEALSGFLAAAELPGDAAVLGPVPVPDAGPGPTRRAGAAPAGERWERVLIRVPPGSGAALAASLKVAQAARMARGAAEPVRIRVDPLDIG; encoded by the coding sequence GTGAGCAGCGAGGATCAGAAATCTGAGGGGGGCGGCGGGGCCGAGCCTCCCGAGCAGCTTGCGCTCATTCGGGAAGCGGTGCGTAAGGCCGGGGTGCCGCGGGCCAAGCCGCGGACGTGGCGGGGGGCCGCGTTGGCGAAGAGTCTGCCGGTGGCTCGGGTGCTGGTGGACAAGGGCGTGCTGCATCTTGATCGGTACTTCGATTACGCGGTGCCCGAGGAGTTGGACGAGCAGGCTCAGCCCGGGGTGCGGGTTCGGGTGCGGTTCGGGGCCGGGGCGCGGAACGTTCGGGGTGGGCGGCGTGAGGGCGGGGGGTTGATCGACGGGTTCCTTGTGGAGCGCGTTGCGGAGACCGACTACTCCGGGCCGCTGGCCGCCCTCGCGCAGGTCGTTTCGCCTGAGCCCGTGCTCGACGGTGAGTTGCTCGGGTTGGCGCGCGCTGTGGCTGATCGGTATGCGGGCAGCCTTGCCGATGTGTTGCAGCTGGCGGTTCCGCCTCGGCATGCTCGGGCCGAGGCACGGGCAGCGGGGGAGGCTCCGGCTGCTCCTGCCGCGCCTGACGTGGGGACCTGGCGGCGGTATGGGCATGGGGCCGAGTTTCTGGGGGCGCTGGCTTCCGGGGGTGCGCCTCGGGCCGTGTGGACCGCCCTTCCCGGGCCCGAGTGGGCCGAGGAGATCGCCAGGGCCGTGCAGGCGACGCTCGCTTCGGGGCGGGGCGCCCTCGTTGTCGTGCCTGCCGGGCGGCCCGCGGCGCGGGTTGACGCGGCGCTGACCCAGCTGATGGGGGCGGGGCAGCATGCTCTGCTCACCGCTGATGTGGGGCAGGAACGGCGGTATCGGGAGTGGCTTTCTGTGCGGCGCGGTGCCGTGCGGGCCGTTGTGGGCACCCGGGCCGCCATGTTCGCCCCCGTGCGGAATCTCGGGCTCGTCGTGATCTGGGACGACGGCGATGCCGGCCACAGCGATGACAACGCTCCCTTCCCGCATGTGCGTGAGGTGCTCGAACTTCGCGCCTCGCGGGACAAGTGCGGCTTTCTGCTGGGGAGTTGGAGCTGCACCGTTGAGGCCGCGCAGCTGGTGGAGAGTGGGTGGGCGGCGCCGCTGGTCGCCGACCGTGAGCAGGTACGGGGGGCCGCGCCGCTCGTACGGACCGTGGGGGACGGCGACCTTGCCCGGGACGAGGCGGCTCGGGCCGCGCGGCTTCCGACGCTGGCCTGGAACGTGGTGCGGGAGGGGCTGAAGCACGGGCCCGTCCTGGTGCAGGTGCCTCGGCGGGGGTATGTGCCTCGGCTCGCCTGCGAGCGGTGCAGGGAGCCCGCGCGGTGCCGGCACTGTGCGGGGCCGCTGGAGGCGCGGGACGGCGGCGGGCTGTGGTGCGGCTGGTGCGGGGTGGAGGAAGGTGCCTGGCACTGCGGGGAGTGCGGGGGGTTCCGGCTGCGGGCGCAGATCGTGGGGGCGCGGCGTACGGCCGAGGAGTTGGGGCGGGCGTTTCCGGCGGTGCCGGTGCGGACGTCGGGGCGTGAGCAGGTTCTGGACACCGTGGCGGGGACGCCCGCGCTGGTGGTGAGTACGCCGGGGGCGGAGCCTGTCGCCGAGGGCGGCTATGCCGCTGCCCTGCTGCTGGACGGATGGGCCATGTTGGGGCGGCCCGATCTGCGGGCCGGGGAGGATGCGTTGCGGCGCTGGATCGCGGCCTCTGCCCTGGTGCGGCCCCAGGGGGCGGGCGGGACCGTCGTGGTCGTCGCCGAGCCGACCCTGCGGCCCGTGCAGGCCCTTGTGCGGTGGGACCCCGTGGGGCATGCGGTGCGGGAGCTTTCCGAGCGGGCCGAGCTGGGGTTTCCGCCCGTGTCGCGGATGGCCTCCGTGGCGGGGACTCCGGAGGCGCTCTCCGGGTTTCTCGCGGCGGCCGAACTGCCGGGGGACGCGGCGGTGTTGGGGCCCGTTCCCGTACCGGACGCGGGGCCCGGCCCCACGCGGCGGGCCGGGGCTGCGCCGGCCGGGGAGCGGTGGGAGCGGGTGCTGATCAGGGTGCCGCCGGGGAGCGGCGCCGCGCTCGCCGCTTCGCTGAAGGTGGCGCAGGCCGCGCGGATGGCACGGGGGGCCGCGGAGCCTGTGCGGATTCGGGTGGACCCGCTGGATATCGGCTAG
- the metK gene encoding methionine adenosyltransferase, protein MSRRLFTSESVTEGHPDKIADQISDTILDALLREDPKSRVAVETLITTGLVHVAGEVTTKAYAPIAQLVRDKILEIGYDSSKKGFDGASCGVSVSIGSQSPDIAQGVDTAYEKRVEGDEDELDKQGAGDQGLMFGYACDETPELMPLPIHLAHRLSRRLSEVRKNGTIPYLRPDGKTQVTIEYDGDKAVRLDTVVVSSQHASDIDLDSLLAPDIREFVVEAELKALLDDGIKLDTDGYRLLVNPTGRFEIGGPMGDAGLTGRKIIIDTYGGMARHGGGAFSGKDPSKVDRSAAYAMRWVAKNVVAAGLAARCEVQVAYAIGKAEPVGLFVETFGTATVDTDKIEAAIAEVFDLRPAAIIRDLDLLRPIYAQTAAYGHFGRAIPDFTWERTDRVEALRKAAGL, encoded by the coding sequence GTGTCCCGCCGTCTCTTCACCTCGGAGTCTGTGACCGAGGGTCACCCCGACAAGATCGCTGACCAGATCAGCGACACCATTCTCGACGCACTTCTGCGGGAGGACCCGAAATCCCGGGTCGCCGTGGAGACGTTGATCACCACCGGCCTGGTGCACGTGGCCGGAGAGGTGACGACCAAGGCGTACGCGCCGATCGCGCAGCTGGTGCGCGACAAGATCCTCGAGATCGGTTACGACTCCTCGAAGAAGGGCTTCGACGGCGCCTCCTGCGGCGTCTCGGTGTCCATCGGCTCGCAGTCCCCCGACATCGCGCAGGGCGTCGACACGGCGTACGAGAAGCGGGTCGAGGGCGATGAGGACGAGCTCGACAAGCAGGGTGCGGGCGACCAGGGCCTGATGTTCGGCTACGCCTGCGACGAGACGCCGGAGCTGATGCCGCTCCCGATCCACCTCGCGCACCGTCTCTCGCGCCGCCTGTCCGAGGTCCGCAAGAACGGGACCATCCCGTACCTGCGCCCCGACGGCAAGACCCAGGTCACCATCGAGTACGACGGCGACAAGGCCGTCCGCCTCGACACCGTCGTGGTCTCCTCGCAGCACGCCTCGGACATCGACCTGGACTCGCTCCTGGCCCCCGACATCCGGGAGTTCGTGGTCGAGGCCGAGCTGAAGGCGCTCCTCGACGACGGCATCAAGCTCGACACCGACGGCTACCGTCTCCTGGTGAACCCGACCGGGCGCTTCGAGATCGGCGGCCCGATGGGCGACGCCGGCCTCACCGGCCGCAAGATCATCATCGACACGTACGGCGGCATGGCCCGCCACGGCGGCGGCGCCTTCTCCGGCAAGGACCCGTCCAAGGTCGACCGCAGTGCCGCCTACGCGATGCGCTGGGTCGCCAAGAACGTCGTCGCCGCGGGCCTCGCCGCCCGCTGCGAGGTCCAGGTCGCGTACGCGATCGGCAAGGCCGAGCCGGTGGGCCTGTTCGTGGAGACGTTCGGTACGGCCACGGTCGACACCGACAAGATCGAGGCGGCCATCGCCGAGGTCTTCGACCTGCGCCCGGCCGCGATCATCCGCGACCTGGACCTGCTGCGCCCGATCTACGCCCAGACCGCCGCATACGGCCACTTCGGCCGGGCGATCCCCGACTTCACGTGGGAGCGGACGGACCGGGTTGAGGCGTTGCGGAAGGCTGCGGGGCTGTAA
- the coaBC gene encoding bifunctional phosphopantothenoylcysteine decarboxylase/phosphopantothenate--cysteine ligase CoaBC, giving the protein MGKPKVVLGVSGGIAAYKACELLRRLTESGHDVRVVPTESALHFVGAATWSALSGNPVSTEVWDSVHEVPHVRIGQAADVVIVAPATADMMAKAAHGLADDLLTNTLLTARCPVIFAPAMHTEMWEHPATQENVATLRRRGALVIEPAVGRLTGVDTGKGRFPDPVELFEVVRRVLARGDLARDLAGRHVVVSAGGTREPLDPVRFLGNRSSGKQGYALARSAAARGARVTLVSANAALPEPAGVDVVPVGTAVQLREAVLKASADADAVVMAAAVADFRPETYATGKIKKRDGQEQPPIALVRNPDILAEIAGDRPRPGQIVVGFAAETDDVLANGRAKLERKGCDLLVVNEVGERKTFGSEENEAVVLGADGSETAVPYGPKEVLADTVWDLVVERLATPGEEFLKK; this is encoded by the coding sequence GTGGGCAAGCCCAAGGTCGTTCTGGGGGTCAGCGGCGGAATCGCCGCGTACAAGGCCTGTGAGCTGCTGCGGCGGCTGACCGAGTCGGGCCATGACGTACGCGTCGTACCGACCGAGTCCGCGCTGCACTTCGTGGGCGCCGCGACCTGGTCGGCGCTGTCCGGCAACCCGGTCTCGACCGAGGTGTGGGACTCCGTCCACGAGGTGCCCCACGTACGGATCGGCCAGGCCGCGGACGTCGTGATCGTCGCCCCCGCGACGGCCGACATGATGGCCAAGGCGGCCCACGGCCTCGCCGACGACCTCCTGACGAACACGCTCCTCACCGCCCGCTGTCCGGTGATCTTCGCGCCCGCCATGCACACGGAGATGTGGGAGCACCCGGCCACGCAGGAGAACGTCGCCACGCTGCGCCGCCGCGGCGCCCTGGTCATCGAGCCCGCCGTCGGCCGCCTCACGGGCGTGGACACGGGCAAGGGCCGCTTCCCCGACCCGGTGGAGCTCTTCGAGGTCGTACGCCGTGTCCTGGCGCGCGGCGACCTGGCCCGCGACCTCGCGGGGCGGCACGTCGTCGTCAGCGCGGGCGGGACGCGCGAGCCGCTCGACCCCGTCCGCTTCCTGGGCAACCGTTCCTCCGGCAAGCAGGGGTACGCGCTGGCCCGCAGCGCGGCCGCGCGGGGCGCCCGCGTCACGCTCGTGTCGGCGAACGCGGCCCTTCCGGAACCCGCGGGAGTCGACGTCGTGCCCGTCGGCACGGCCGTCCAGCTCCGTGAGGCGGTCCTGAAGGCGTCCGCGGATGCCGACGCCGTGGTGATGGCGGCGGCCGTGGCCGATTTCCGCCCCGAGACGTACGCGACCGGAAAGATCAAGAAGAGGGACGGCCAGGAGCAGCCCCCGATCGCCCTCGTCCGCAACCCCGACATCCTCGCCGAGATCGCCGGAGACCGGCCGCGCCCCGGCCAGATCGTCGTCGGCTTCGCCGCCGAGACGGACGACGTGCTCGCCAACGGCCGCGCCAAACTGGAGCGCAAGGGCTGTGACCTGCTCGTCGTCAACGAAGTGGGCGAGCGCAAGACGTTCGGCTCCGAGGAGAACGAGGCGGTCGTGCTCGGCGCGGACGGCAGCGAGACCGCGGTGCCGTACGGTCCGAAGGAAGTGCTCGCGGACACGGTCTGGGATCTCGTGGTGGAACGCCTGGCAACGCCTGGCGAAGAATTCCTGAAAAAATAG
- the rpoZ gene encoding DNA-directed RNA polymerase subunit omega: protein MSSSITAPEGIINPPIDELLEATDSKYSLVIYAAKRARQINAYYSQLGEGLLEYVGPLVDTHVHEKPLSIALREINAGLLTSEAIEGPAQ from the coding sequence GTGTCCTCTTCCATCACTGCGCCCGAGGGCATCATCAACCCGCCGATTGATGAGCTCCTCGAAGCGACCGACTCGAAGTACAGCCTCGTGATCTACGCCGCCAAGCGCGCGCGCCAGATCAACGCGTACTACTCGCAGCTCGGTGAGGGCCTGCTGGAGTACGTCGGCCCGCTGGTGGACACGCACGTCCACGAGAAGCCGCTCTCGATCGCGCTCCGCGAGATCAACGCGGGTCTGCTGACGTCCGAGGCCATCGAGGGCCCGGCTCAGTAG
- the gmk gene encoding guanylate kinase: MAATSRGTTPVPPDVRPRLTVLSGPSGVGKSTVVAHMRKEHPEVWLSVSATTRKPRPGEKDGVHYFFVSDEEMDKLIANGELLEWAEFAGNRYGTPRGAVLQRLEAGEPVLLEIDLQGARLVRESMSEAQLVFLAPPSWEELVRRLTGRGTEAPEVIERRLAAAKIELAAEAEFDTTLVNTSVEDVARELLALMKVV, translated from the coding sequence ATGGCTGCAACATCCCGGGGGACGACCCCCGTGCCCCCGGACGTACGTCCGCGGCTGACCGTGCTCTCCGGCCCCTCAGGGGTCGGCAAGAGCACGGTCGTCGCTCATATGCGCAAAGAACACCCCGAGGTCTGGCTCTCGGTCTCGGCCACCACTCGGAAGCCGCGCCCCGGCGAGAAGGACGGAGTCCACTACTTCTTCGTCTCCGACGAAGAGATGGACAAGCTGATCGCCAACGGCGAGCTCCTGGAGTGGGCCGAGTTCGCGGGCAACCGCTACGGCACGCCGCGGGGCGCCGTCCTTCAGCGCCTGGAGGCGGGCGAGCCCGTCCTCCTGGAGATCGATCTGCAGGGCGCGCGCCTGGTCCGCGAGTCGATGTCCGAGGCGCAGCTGGTCTTCCTCGCCCCGCCGAGCTGGGAGGAGCTGGTCCGCCGGCTCACCGGCCGGGGGACCGAGGCGCCCGAGGTGATCGAGCGCAGGCTCGCCGCGGCGAAGATCGAACTCGCCGCGGAGGCCGAGTTCGATACGACCCTGGTCAATACCTCCGTCGAGGATGTAGCGCGTGAGCTGCTAGCCTTGATGAAAGTTGTTTGA
- a CDS encoding integration host factor, with the protein MALPPLTPEQRAAALEKAAAARRERAEVKNRLKHSGASLHEVIKQGQENDVIGKMKVSALLESLPGVGKVRAKQIMERLGISESRRVRGLGSNQIASLEREFGGGAA; encoded by the coding sequence GTGGCTCTTCCGCCCCTTACCCCTGAACAGCGCGCAGCCGCGCTCGAAAAGGCCGCCGCGGCTCGCCGGGAGCGGGCCGAGGTCAAGAATCGACTCAAGCACTCCGGCGCCTCTCTTCATGAGGTCATCAAGCAGGGACAGGAGAACGATGTCATCGGCAAGATGAAGGTCTCCGCTCTCCTGGAGTCCCTGCCCGGCGTGGGCAAGGTCCGCGCCAAGCAGATCATGGAGCGTCTTGGCATCTCCGAAAGCCGCCGTGTGCGCGGTCTCGGCTCCAACCAGATCGCCTCCTTGGAGCGTGAGTTCGGTGGTGGCGCTGCCTGA
- the pyrF gene encoding orotidine-5'-phosphate decarboxylase translates to MSALEPFGTRLRHAMDERGPLCVGIDPHASLLSAWGLNDDIAGLERFTATVVEALAGTVAVFKPQSAFFERFGSRGIAVLEKAVQELRAAGALVVMDAKRGDIGSTMAAYAETFLHKDSPLFSDALTVSPYLGYGSLKPAVDLARENGTGLFVLALTSNPEGAEVQHAVREDGRTIGATMLGHLAAENAGAEPLGSFGAVVGATLGDLSSYDLAVNGPLLAPGIGAQGATPADLPGVFGDAVRNVVPSVSRGVLRHGPDVVGLRVAASRFADEIREAVGSA, encoded by the coding sequence ATGAGTGCTCTTGAACCCTTCGGCACGCGCCTGCGCCACGCCATGGACGAGCGCGGGCCCCTGTGCGTCGGCATCGACCCGCACGCGTCCCTGCTGTCCGCCTGGGGCCTGAACGACGACATCGCGGGCCTGGAGCGCTTCACCGCGACGGTCGTCGAGGCGCTGGCGGGCACGGTGGCGGTCTTCAAGCCGCAGAGCGCGTTCTTCGAGCGCTTCGGCTCGCGCGGCATCGCCGTACTGGAGAAGGCGGTCCAGGAGCTGCGCGCGGCCGGGGCCCTGGTGGTCATGGACGCCAAGCGCGGCGACATCGGCTCGACGATGGCCGCGTACGCCGAGACCTTCCTGCACAAGGACTCGCCGCTGTTCAGCGACGCCCTCACGGTCTCGCCCTACCTCGGCTACGGCTCGCTGAAGCCGGCCGTCGACCTCGCGCGCGAGAACGGCACCGGGCTCTTCGTGCTCGCCCTCACCTCCAACCCCGAGGGCGCCGAGGTGCAGCACGCGGTGCGCGAGGACGGCCGCACGATCGGCGCGACGATGCTCGGGCACCTGGCGGCGGAGAACGCGGGTGCGGAGCCCCTGGGGTCCTTCGGTGCCGTCGTAGGGGCCACGCTGGGGGACCTGTCCTCGTACGACCTCGCCGTCAACGGTCCGCTGCTCGCCCCCGGCATCGGGGCGCAGGGTGCCACTCCGGCGGATCTGCCGGGGGTCTTCGGAGACGCCGTGCGCAATGTCGTGCCGAGCGTCAGCCGGGGTGTTCTGCGTCACGGTCCCGACGTGGTGGGTCTGCGCGTCGCCGCGAGCCGCTTCGCGGACGAGATCCGTGAGGCCGTCGGCTCGGCCTGA
- a CDS encoding quinone-dependent dihydroorotate dehydrogenase produces the protein MYKFFFNLVFKRMDPEQAHYMAFRWIRLAARVPVLRTFIAAVLAPRHKELRTEALGLRMHGPFGLAAGFDKNAVAIDGMSMLGFDHIEIGTVTGEPQPGNPKKRLFRLVEDRALINRMGFNNDGSAAVAERLGARKAVFRTVVGVNIGKTKVVPEEEAAADYVKSTERLAAHADYLVVNVSSPNTPGLRNLQATESLRPLLTAVREAADRSVAGRRVPLLVKIAPDLADEDIDAVADLAVELGLDGIIATNTTIARESLGLQSEPSLYGETGGLSGAPLKERSLEVLRRLYARVGDRITLVGVGGIETAEDAWQRILAGATLVQGYSAFIYEGPFWARAIHKGLAARLRTSSYATLAEAVGADVRKPA, from the coding sequence ATGTACAAATTCTTCTTCAACCTCGTCTTCAAGCGCATGGACCCGGAGCAGGCCCACTACATGGCCTTCCGCTGGATCCGGCTCGCGGCCCGCGTCCCCGTGCTGCGCACGTTCATCGCGGCCGTCCTCGCGCCGCGCCACAAGGAGCTGCGCACCGAGGCCCTCGGGCTGCGGATGCACGGTCCCTTCGGTCTCGCCGCGGGCTTCGACAAGAACGCCGTCGCGATCGACGGCATGTCGATGCTGGGCTTCGACCACATCGAGATCGGCACCGTCACGGGGGAGCCGCAGCCCGGCAACCCCAAGAAGCGGCTCTTCCGCCTCGTCGAGGACCGGGCGCTGATCAACCGCATGGGCTTCAACAACGACGGCTCGGCGGCCGTGGCCGAGCGCCTGGGGGCCCGCAAGGCCGTCTTCAGGACGGTCGTGGGCGTCAACATCGGCAAGACCAAGGTCGTCCCCGAGGAGGAGGCCGCCGCCGACTACGTGAAGTCGACCGAGCGGCTCGCCGCCCACGCCGACTACCTCGTGGTGAACGTGTCGTCCCCGAACACCCCCGGCCTGCGCAACCTCCAGGCGACGGAGTCGCTGCGGCCGCTGCTCACCGCCGTACGCGAGGCGGCCGACCGGAGCGTCGCCGGGCGGCGCGTGCCGCTCCTCGTGAAGATCGCCCCCGACCTGGCGGACGAGGACATCGACGCGGTCGCCGACCTGGCCGTCGAGCTCGGCCTCGACGGCATCATCGCCACGAACACGACCATCGCGCGCGAGAGCCTCGGTTTGCAATCCGAACCTTCGCTCTACGGAGAGACCGGCGGTCTGTCAGGAGCCCCCCTCAAGGAGCGTTCCCTGGAGGTCCTGCGCCGCCTCTACGCGCGCGTGGGCGACCGCATCACCCTCGTGGGCGTCGGTGGCATCGAGACCGCAGAGGACGCCTGGCAGCGGATCCTCGCGGGCGCCACCCTGGTGCAGGGCTACAGCGCCTTCATCTACGAAGGGCCCTTCTGGGCCCGCGCGATCCACAAGGGGCTCGCCGCCCGCCTTCGGACGAGCTCGTACGCCACCCTCGCCGAGGCCGTCGGCGCCGACGTAAGGAAGCCCGCATGA